Proteins encoded together in one Telopea speciosissima isolate NSW1024214 ecotype Mountain lineage chromosome 6, Tspe_v1, whole genome shotgun sequence window:
- the LOC122665340 gene encoding peroxisome biogenesis protein 19-2-like — MADHSDDLDELLDSALDDFQNLNLNSSVQRSEDGGEKPALTGGVQGLGVGLPDLRSKKKGKQKVSKESHVSEALEKLREQTREAVRELESATGKAGVDDLGVDDLGKDRMMEDFVKQFEELSGSQDMESIVETMMQQLLSKEILHEPMKEIAERYPKWLKDHASGLNKEEYDRYSRQYELIKGLNEVYEKDPGNFTKIVELMQKMQECGQPPNDIVHELAPDLDLTNLAQLSPEMLESQSNNCCIM, encoded by the exons ATGGCTGATCACTCCGACGATTTAGATGAACTGCTCGATA GCGCTTTGGACGATTTTCAGAATCTCAACCTTAATTCTTCTGTTCAAAG GAGTGAAGATGGTGGAGAGAAGCCTGCTTTGACCGGTGGGGTTCAGGGTTTGGGTGTTGGGTTGCCTGATTTGAGAAGtaagaagaaagggaagcagAAGGTGTCAAAGGAATCTCATGTTTCAGAGGCGCTTGAGAAGCTGAGGGAACAGACTCGAGAGGCTGTAAGGGAGTTAGAGTCGGCGACGGGGAAGGCCGGTGTTGATGATTTGGGTgttgatgatttggggaaggaTAGAATGATGGAGGATTTTGTTAAGCAGTTTGAGGAGCTTTCTGGGTCTCAG GACATGGAATCTATTGTCGAGACTATGATGCAGCAACTCTTGTCTAAGGAGATTCTTCATGAACCTATGAAAGAAATAGCAGAAAGGTATCCAAAGTGGTTGAAGGACCATGCATCTGGTTTGAACAAAGAAGAATATGATCGCTACAGTCGCCAATATGAGCTCATAAAAGGTCTAAATGAAGTTTATGAAAAGGATCCTGGTAACTTCACCAAGATTGTTGAACTCATGCAGAAAATGCAGGAATGTGGCCAACCTCCTAATGATATTGTGCATGAGCTTGCTCCAGATCTAGACCTAACCAATCTTGCCCAATT GTCTCCAGAGATGCTTGAATCTCAGTCCAACAACTGTTGTATAATGTAA
- the LOC122665986 gene encoding probable pectinesterase 68: protein MACCTNSLFLPFSFFTLFLLLHASILQVTSSTHQHHKWIGPIGHRLIIVDARGTGDFLSVQAAVESVPENNSENVLIQIKAGYYIEKVVVPAKKPYITFQGEGKEVTVIEWHDRAGDRGPNGQQLRTYNSASVSVFANYFSARNISFKNTAPAPLPGLEGWQAVALRISGDKAYFSGCGFYGAQDTLCDDAGRHYFKECYIEGSIDFIFGNGRSMYKDCEIHSIATRFGSIAAQDRNSAEEKTGFAFVGCRVTGSGPLYVGRAMGQYSRIVFAYTYFDNIVAHGGWDEWDDHTTTSNKTKTVFFGVYKCWGPGVEAVRGVSWARELDYKLAHPFLAKSFVNGRHWIAPTDA, encoded by the exons ATGGCTTGTTGCACTAACTCATTATTCTtgcccttctctttcttcacgTTGTTCTTATTACTGCATGCTTCAATATTGCAGGTTACGAGCAGCACTCACCAACATCACAAATGGATTGGACCAATCGGACACCGTTTGATCATTGTCGATGCTCGTGGGACCGGTGATTTCCTCTCCGTCCAAGCTGCCGTTGAGTCTGTCCCTGAGAATAATAGTGAGAACGTTCTAATTCAGATAAAAGCTGGATACTACAT AGAAAAGGTAGTGGTACCAGCGAAGAAACCATACATAACATTTcaaggggaggggaaggaagtGACGGTGATTGAATGGCACGATAGGGCAGGTGACCGTGGACCTAATGGTCAACAGTTGAGAACTTACAATTCTGCTTCAGTTTCTGTCTTCGCCAATTACTTTTCTGCTAGAAACATTAGTTTCAAG AACACAGCACCGGCACCGTTGCCGGGGTTGGAAGGATGGCAAGCGGTGGCACTGCGTATCTCTGGAGACAAGGCTTACTTCTCTGGTTGTGGGTTTTATGGCGCACAAGACACCCTATGTGACGACGCTGGCCGCCATTACTTCAAGGAATGCTACATTGAAGGTTCCATCGACTTTATCTTCGGCAATGGTCGATCCATGTACAAA GATTGCGAGATACATTCAATAGCGACGAGGTTTGGGTCCATAGCGGCGCAAGATAGGAATTCGGCAGAAGAGAAGACGGGGTTCGCTTTCGTGGGTTGCAGGGTGACAGGATCAGGCCCACTCTACGTGGGCCGTGCAATGGGCCAATACTCCAGGATCGTCTTCGCCTATACTTACTTCGACAACATCGTTGCCCATGGTGGTTGGGATGAATGGGACGACCACACTACCACTAGCAACAAGACCAA GACAGTGTTCTTCGGAGTTTACAAGTGCTGGGGACCTGGAGTTGAAGCAGTCCGTGGGGTATCATGGGCTAGAGAGCTTGATTACAAGTTGGCACATCCATTCCTTGCCAAGAGTTTTGTCAATGGAAGGCACTGGATTGCACCCACCGATGCTTAG